Genomic segment of Rhodocaloribacter litoris:
CCCGAGACCGTCCCGAAGACCAGTTCTTCCCGGTCGATCCCGGCCATCCGGGCAAAGCGCGCCAGGCACCGCGCTCCGTTGCCGCACATGGCCGGCGAACCGTCGGCATTCAGGTAGCGCATGAAGAAGTCGTCCCCCTCCGGCGCGGGCGCCTCCAGGGCCAGCAGCCCGTCCGCGCCGATGCCGGTACGCCGGCGACACCACCGCCGGGCCAGCGCGGCCAGTTCATCCGGGTGAAAGTTGAAGAACCGGTTATCGATAACGATAAAATCATTGCCGGCCCCGGACATCTTCGTAAATTCGACGATGAGCTTTCGGGTGATCATCGGATCTGACGGCGGCGAGCAGACGACATCCACCGGAAAATAGGCGCGTTCGGGCACCATTGCCACGCCACGCCGTACAATACGCACGGGATTCATCTGGCGCCGGGACGCCGGGGTCCTCCCATACCGGCATCCGGCCACTTCGTTGTTTATCAACCAGCTAGCTGACTTTGGCAGAAAAGCGTCTCACGATTGACAAGGCGGAGCCCCTGCTGCTTTTCGGGTTCAATGACAAACATCTTCGGAAGGTGGAGGGGGCCTTTCCCGATACCCGCATCACCGCGCGCGGCAACCAGGTCATTCTGCAGGGGGATCCCGAAAGCCTGCACCGCATCGAGCGGATCCTCGACGAACTGACCGTCGTCCTCAACCGCAACGGCAACCTGACCGAGAACGACGTCGAGACCGTGCTGGCCCTGTTCACCGTTGGCGACGGGGCGAGCGGACGGGCAGGGCTCGACGCGCAGAACGTCGTGCTGTTCACCCCCGGCGGGTCGGTCAAGGCCAAAACGCCCAATCAGATCCGGCTCGTCGAGAGCGCACGGCACAACGACATTGTCTTCGCCGTGGGGCCGGCCGGCACGGGCAAGACGTACACGGCGGTGGCCCTGGCGGTGGCGGCCCTCAAGTCGCGCCAGGTCAAAAAGATCGTCCTTTCACGCCCGGCCGTCGAGGCGGGAGAGCGGCTGGGCTTCCTTCCCGGCGACTTTCGGGAGAAGGTCGATCCGTACCTTCGCCCGCTCTACGACGCCCTCGAAGACATGCTGCCCCGCGACAAGCTCGCCGGCTTCGTGGAGCAGAACGTCGTCGAGATCGTGCCGCTGGCCTACATGCGCGGGCGGACGCTCAACTCGGCCTTCGTCATCCTCGACGAGGCCCAGAACGCCACCCACCTGCAGATGAAGATGTTCCTGACGCGCCTGGGGGCCAACAGCCGCGCCATCATCACCGGCGACGTCACGCAGACGGACCTGCCCAGCCGCGAGCACAGCGGCCTCGTGCAGGCCCGGCAGATCCTCGAAGGCGTCGAAGGGATCGACTTTGTCTACTTCGACGAAGGGGACGTCGTGCGCCACCGCCTCGTGAAAGACATCATCAAGGCGTACGAGCGGTACCACCAGGACGAAGAACAGCGCACGGGCGGCAACCCGCGCTGAGCGACGGCTCAGGCACCGGCGAGGAGGGCCTCCGGGGGCACCACGTACGGCTCCCGTACCTCGGTGGGGTTGTTGTGCTCGTCGACCAGGACGATGCGGGGGCGATGGCGCCGGGCCTCCTCGGGCGTCATCTGGGCATAGGCAATGACGATGACCTCATCCCCCCGGGCCGCCAGACGGGCAGCCGGCCCGTTCAGGCAAACGGTGCGGCTTCCGGGAGCCCCGGGAATGGTGTAGGTTTCCAGACGGGCCCCGTTGTTCACGTTGACCACCTGCACCTTCTCATAGGGCAGGATGCCCGAGGCGGCGAG
This window contains:
- a CDS encoding PhoH family protein, with amino-acid sequence MAEKRLTIDKAEPLLLFGFNDKHLRKVEGAFPDTRITARGNQVILQGDPESLHRIERILDELTVVLNRNGNLTENDVETVLALFTVGDGASGRAGLDAQNVVLFTPGGSVKAKTPNQIRLVESARHNDIVFAVGPAGTGKTYTAVALAVAALKSRQVKKIVLSRPAVEAGERLGFLPGDFREKVDPYLRPLYDALEDMLPRDKLAGFVEQNVVEIVPLAYMRGRTLNSAFVILDEAQNATHLQMKMFLTRLGANSRAIITGDVTQTDLPSREHSGLVQARQILEGVEGIDFVYFDEGDVVRHRLVKDIIKAYERYHQDEEQRTGGNPR
- the panD gene encoding aspartate 1-decarboxylase, whose translation is MTLTMFRAKLHRLRVTEADLYYEGSITLDEELLAASGILPYEKVQVVNVNNGARLETYTIPGAPGSRTVCLNGPAARLAARGDEVIVIAYAQMTPEEARRHRPRIVLVDEHNNPTEVREPYVVPPEALLAGA